Below is a genomic region from Rhinatrema bivittatum chromosome 8, aRhiBiv1.1, whole genome shotgun sequence.
TTCTAAAGCATACTGTCACTGTCTGCACATGGGCTAATTGCAGGAGTAAAGAGGGGGTTAGAGGATGTCTCTTTCtaaattctatttattttctgTCACTTGGTGCAGTTGCTCTAGGCTGTGGTACACTGATGCGTCTTctgacctgatcaggtgtgccacagaaaaatcaccactgcctgatgctcagatccaggccagcacctgagCTCTGCTCTTAGCAACTTGCAACATCAAGAGAAACCAGCGGTAGTTCTTAAACATATAGGAgcttctttctgagaacatgtataCCTCTTCTCTCAAGCctagagtgtggtaattaatggacaGCATCAGGGAATGAATAGCTGGTCCCTTTTTTGTGGGGTACACATttcacacagcacctcctcatatTCCCCATCCTGagcctcctcctttgagtccttccaactTCTGTTCTTTCCCTAGGCAGATGGGGGGAAGCCTGCAccgagcactggatgtgacttacCCTGAGTGTTGGgagtagcagcagtgaaggagctttGGCAGCtgcatgtggcagccaaggtaactaattTAGCCAGCTGCCTTCACCAAACTGACTTCTCCCTTATCTTGCAACTGTATATAAagggagctggtccattgtgatgggttcatgtgtgtctcttccccctcctcttcttttgttttacaatttggaagagagattggTGGGGCTTTCAATGCTTTCCTCAGACTTCTTTTAGCCAtacgagtcctctccatgtcctcACTGCCTACTCCATGGAAGTTGGCTTGCCacccaacatttttgttaatgtaagtgtgccttgggcttgaaaaggttgggaaacactgctctaggtGACAAACAAAATATACATCCATAATCAATAAAacactaaaacaaataaaatcaataaaaatcaaCTGATAAACTATCCTGACAGCTAGAATATGCTTTGCTGAAAATAGAAAGTCTTAAGCATAGCCTTGATAGATTTCAAACAAGTCATAAGGAGCAGGTCAGCAGGAAGTGATTCCAAAATATTGGCACTGCAACAGAAAATGCCTTCTCTGGTCTCAGCTAGATGAGCCATGCGCAAACATGGACTATCTAATAGACCCCTTTGAGCTAAATGCAGTGCATGGGTGGGGTTATAGATATGGAGCATTGCATTAGCCCAGGGAAAAGAATCAAAGACAAATAACTTATGAACACTGCTGTTTTGTATTTGACCTGCCAAGCTACAGGCAGCCAGTGAAATTTGAAAAGAACCAGGGTAACATGTTCCCTTATACCACATCCAGATATGAACCGAGCAGCTGCATTTTACAACAGTTGCAGAGCCTTCAGAGCAAGTGCTGGGAGTCCATATAgcagaattgcagtagtctagaagAGGTAAAAATAAAGGTCTGAATCACTGAACAAAACTCTTGCTTGGCCCAGAAAATATTTCAAGCCACGTAAGacatgcaattttaaaaagcccttttAACTACCGCTTTTATCTGGGGGAAAAAACGTTAGAGTCGGTCAGCACACTCAAGCTCTTAGATTCAGCCACTTGTATGACCATGTTGTTGATGCTACACCATCACGTTGTAAAACTAAAATTTCGTTCTTAGCTAAATTCAAAACCAGCCTGTTTTGCTGAAGCCGATTAATAGCAGAGAAACAGTTTGAAATATCAGCAATAGTTTCTTCCCAAATAGAATGCAAGGTttgaaaaaactgaatatcaACTGCATATAATCTGTAACTCTCACAGAGGCCAGAATGAAGCTTGCAAACAGGTGTCATGAAAATGCTGAAAAATAAAGCTGACATAgctgagccctgtggaactccagaaTGAATCTGATGCCAGTGAACTTGAGATCTcactcgggccgattcagtacagtgcgctccaatgtgcactgttagcctgggtttggccacgcgtttgatgcgctagctttaccccttatacagtaagggccaacccccccaaaactaatagcacccgcaacatgcaaatgcatgttgatggccctattagttattaccgcgcgatacagaaagcaaaatgtgcagcgaagccgcaattttactttaaaaaattaatgcatgcccaaaggctggcgttaatttctgccagtgccggggaagtgtacagaaaaaactgcttttctgtacaccctccgacttaatatcatagcgatattaagttggaggccccaaaattaaaaaaaaaatttaaaatcggcccgcagcccggaagatggatgctcaattatgccggcatccgttttccgaacccgtggctgtcagcgggtttgagaaccaatgccggcaaaattgagcatctgctttcaagcccgctgacagccgccgctcctgtcaaaaaagaggcgctagggacacgctagtgtccttagtgcctctttttaccgtgggccctcatttgcatactaaattgcacgcacaggagagtgggcgctcgccttggagtgcaggctctcccgcgggttttactgtattggcctgactaAGATAGCATTCCAACTATTTCAGTACCACACCTGAGATCCCACTCTCTCTAAGCCAGAAAAGTAGAATCATGGCCTCTCCTGATTGTACCCAGGCTTGAAAGAAGGATCTGAGTTAAGAGATCTTCTGAATCCAAACTGATAGATGTCAAAGATCTCTTGAAGCTCAAAGTTGTTTAGCACCTCAATAACCTTTAAGATAAATGATGAGGAGGAAATAGGCTGGTAATTAGACTGAGACAAAGGATCAAGGCCAGGTCTTTTTAATAAAGGCCTAACTGAAGTACGCTTAAGAGAGAGTATGGCAAAATGCCTACTGCCAGACTCTAGGGGATCACACCTTAATATAAATCCATGTAAGAAGCTGGGAGTTGCCATCTTTAATTCCTCTCTTCTACTTGTCTTCATATGTGGCTGGGTTTGTCATTTCCCTTATGTTCGTCTATTGGTACAGCATCGGATATCAGCTTACttagcaacatagtaaatgactgTAAAAAAGACAACCAAattggctcatctagtctgcccagttgtgaTTCTTCTACTTTATGTAAATGAGTATATAAAATTACTGCATTCAATTCACAATTGTTTCCCTACCCACTTTGTCCTCTACCCAACCCCTTTCCAACCACCACTCTCCACATCAGTCCCAAGCATGCCCGGAATCTATTAAAGTGCCAGCCTCCACTGGTAGGCCACTTCAGGACTAGTCATCTTTGACTATGATAGTTACAAGATCAACACTAAATCCAATATGCTGTCTTATTACCAGGCTTTCCAATAATCCTCTCTCTGCATCATTGTCTAGTCTTGTTCCCCAATATGCAGGTTCTCTCTAACATTTACTAAAGTCTATGAGTCAAACAAAAGTGAAGTGACAAATCAACCATACGGGAAATAATTAGAAGACAATGAGATAAGATCACCAGAAGGAATTCTGCATGGCATGATCAGCTGTAGGATACAAAAAAGTTTCCTTCTGTCAGGACTAGATTAAAGGGTAGAAATGTGGGCCAGTTTATCAGGGCCCTTCAGCTCTGCAAGTGAAGCAACTTTAATGCCATCTCATCTCAGCACAAGATTAGCACTTTACTTCAGTGCAGATCCATTCAAACATGGAAATTCAGCGATTTCTTTGTTTTATCTGAAAACACCCTCCTCCTCCCCGAGCATCAGTTACAAGGGCCATCTAGGTGAATGGGAGGCTCCACCAGGGGAATAATCTTTGCTGTTTCAGTCTGGCTTAAGCCCCTCTGCAGAAGGGCtcagttttctttcatttaggtCACTGAGATCAGGAGTTAGGCAAACAAAATAAAGATGATAATTCTCCAGTGGGATTCTTTAGACCCAAAAGTGTCTGCTCGTTGCTCTCCCAAGCAGCAGCAAAATGTTTAATCTGTCATTCTTTATCCAGTTCACACAGCAAGACGCTGACATCTTTATTTACTGCTCATTGTTATTTCCTGGCTATTTCCAGTAAAAGGCTTGGCTGAAATGATTTTCCAGTGCACATCTTTGACGTGTCGAGAGAGCGCAGGTTTATAAGCGAAGTTCATGTTGCAGTATTTACACTTGTGGGGCCTGGCTCCACTGTGAACGTTCAAATGGTCCAACCAATTCCGCTTGTTGGTGAACATTTTCAAGCAGATCGAACACTGGAAAGGCTTGATGCCCATATGTACTTTGACATGCTTTGAAAGGTTACTTCTTTGAGTGGTAATTCTGCCGCACCGCAAACACACATACAGGTCATGTGCCTTAATATGGCAGATGTAGTTTTCTATACGATGGAAGACTCTGTAACACTTTGTGCAGTGGTAGGGCCCAAGAAACCCAATATCCTGTGCCACATATGGGCTCTCCTGGGAGAGACTCAGATTCTGAATTTCAAATTCTTTGGCAGCGACAATAAAGTTAATATTACTTACCATCTCCATGTCACCACTGGAGCTATGAAAGCTGTGCTCCACCTCTTTGTCTGCAAAGGTTGAAATGCTGCCACTTTGCTGTGGTTCAAATAGTGGAGGATAGGTTTGTTCTCCAGAATCATTTGTCTCAAACAGAAGACCTTGCTCATCTTCCACTTTGATAATTCGAATATCCAGCTCTTGTACATCAGTTCTAGAGAGATCTTTACTTTCCTTATTTCTAAAATCTGGATTCCTAGCCCTTTCAAAATCCCTACCTAACACTTGGGGCTGGGAAAGAGCCTGGGCTTTTTTCGGGCCTTGACTCTGGGCAAAGATATTATCCTTTAGATTCAGTGACAGCACCTGTTTGCATCTTTTTACCACATGGCCCATTTCAAGATAGCTTGCCACAGAAAGATAACTGAACAATTCTTTCTTGGAAACATAGAGGATGCCAGTGTAACAAGAGAGCAGCAACTGATTTGCTATTTCAGCACTCTGCAGTGTAGAGATTTTAATATCCACGGACTTACTCAGCAAAAACTGGTTCTTTAGGAAGAGAGAACTGGAGGCTAGAACAACCTTATGGCCATGAAATTCAGTCTGATTAATATGTATTGTAACATCACAGAATTGCTTCTGTTGTCGCAGACTATTCATATTTTGCAATATGGAGTCCCCATAGCTGTCAAACTGAAAACAGAAGATATCGGGGTGTGGACTCATTTTTGTTTATATGAGAATTAAAGCAAAATCATTAAAAGGGCCAAATACTGTGTAATGTTGAAGAGTTCCTCACTCAGGATCTAACTGCTCGAGAATCAGCAAAACTAATATTACACACAAAATTTGATCTTTCTGTGTTAGCAGATGGCTTAGCAAGTGGGAGATCAAGGTTAAGTCACAGTCCACACAGGGCTCATCTTAAAACATATTTTGATATGGGGGTGAAAAGATTCTTATTTGAAGCAATCAAACGAAATCATCCTTAATTCAGCTCCTAAGGCTTTTCTAAAGTTGTTTAAATTATAGAGTGCCCCACAGCGCCTGCAACAAAAaggtgaaaattaataaagataaatgtTTGTGCCAAAATATGGTAGTCTCAAGTAAAGAGTGTGTTCTTTGCAGCTATCATCACAAGACATTTTTTTATGCATGCCAtcatttccacattttttttcttctgccgtTTGATGAACTTTCATTTTTATTAGCAGTTAATTCATTATTTAGCACTTGAAGGGCAGCTACTTCTATGTTCAGTTTCAGAGTCAACCAACCACTTGAGGGTTAAACCCCAGTATTACTGCACAGCTTCCTCACCAACTTGATCGAGAGAGGATAACTCTAGAAAGCTGGCCACAGatgtatttaaaaaggtctcacctactTATTCGTTAACCCTTATTTCTGCATATCATATAAAAGTGGACTAACCCAACATCCACAATAGTTTAATCACCCAAGGAAAATCTTAACCATTTCACCTGCTGTAGACTTGTACCTTTACATATTTTGTCATTAAAGCAAAGTTTTACTGAACAGGGGGGCCAAAGCAATAAAGTGTAGGTTCAAAGTGTGTGCCAAAACttcagtttcattttaaacttgGGGAAGTGGGGGAGTCTCTCAGCTGTGATTTATGGAATTTCATGCGCAAAAAATACAATTTGTGCccttaaaatatgatttatgtgcacaaaaatgctttcagtgcAGAAAACCTTTTTTGCGTACATAAAGCATATTTATGTACAAACATGCTTTGAGAAcacaaagcatattttctgtgcataaatcctaATTACCTTGTCTGTGTGTCAGAATTTCAGCTTCTGTCTGTAGACTGACAAGCACTGGAAACTTACTCCACCTCTGATCAGGAGTAAAATTTCTGGCACTAAAGAAAACCTGAGTTGGGCCAGTCATCTCTCTGCATTTGGGAGTATTAgttaatgccttcttttacatgggatttccatgtgaggtcACTAAGCAGAAAACAGTTTTACATGGTTCAAATAGGTCTTACCTGTCAACTGACTTTCCTCGAGCCCTGCCAGACCAGAAACCTGtgggattctccctcccaccagcagatgggggcAAAGTGCAAAAGCTTCCTCTCTGACATCACTACCATAAGGGCTGGCCCAGCAGAGGGGAAGTCAGTAGCCTTTTGCCAAAGCGTGGCTTGTTGCTTGTTTTCTTacatccctatttttttttttttaaatttaaggagACTTAGCTCATTACCCGACCTGCTCCTTAGTCTGTCTTGTCCTCCCCAGGGTAGCATTTTCCATGGTATTATAAGACACTGGTTCCCTACTTTCTGCAGTAAGGGATCCTGGACACatcacaaaatgaaagaaaatggtaCGTGAAGAACAGCCTACCTTCGCATTCAGCTGTGCTCCCATGTTCCTTATGTTTTAACTTACTTAAACTCTATTCCTTTATTCACATGCCTGTTTATTCCTTAGTTACGGGCTGGATctagactggtctgtcaggactcaaggaaagccaattagcaggtaagacctaaCTGAaccttccttttcatcctgccagaccagtaatctgtgggatgtacctaagctgtTCTTGCCCCAGGTGAGATCCTAGTGCTGCTTCCAAGACCCCAATATCAAAACTCATCTTGTCCTTTTCTTGAAGGTGTAATCTATAGTGTTTTGTAGAAGTGTGGATAGACGACCACATGACCACCCTGCAAATGTCCCTAGGCGTAACTGCTCTGTATTCTGCCCAAGATGATGCTTGTGCTCTTGTGGAATGCACCCTTAGCCCTTTTGACACTGGTTTGTTCTTCATTATATAGGATGCTACTTGCCCTTTTCTGGGTCCTGTGAACAAGAAATAGTCTGACTTCCCAAAGTCATTGGTCACTTCTAGGTACCTTAAGAGGCACCTGAGAACATAGAGGAACCTCAAACCTGTTTCCCTATGCATTCCGCCTTCCTAAATCCAGGCAGAGAGATAGCAATGGTTTGGGTCaggctacttaaaaaaaaaaaaaaaaagttaactcagATAGATGACTTCATCTGGAAACCAGGAGACCAAAACAACTGGTTGTCTTGGGGAGGGAAGATCAGACCTACGGAGGCTGTCGTCTCATGGAGTCCCCACCCCGGCCCAGACTCCTAAAGAAAGTGACCTTAGGGAAGGCCTTTGCCCTAGGGCCCTTCTTACACTGTTGGACCAGCGAGATCTGTGCTCTGACCCAACTACTGAAGGCAGAGACTATTAACTTCCCCTCTGCTGGGCCAGCCTTTATGGTACTGACCTCAGAGAAAAAGCTTTTTcactctgcccccatctgctggtgggaaggagaatcccacaggttactggtctggcaggtggaagaggaagaacattttttgtatactatgggaataattttcaaaaacatttataagCTTACCCCCAAAAGTTGCTTGGGAGTAACATTTACACTCACAAATTATATGCACAACTGCCGGTAAACTGTGTGCTCTACTGAATACACGTTATTACATCGCCTCAGGAATTGTCATCTCAAGTGTGATAAACTCGCTAACAACTTCTGGAAGCACATTTCGTTTTGCTTAGAAAATGTTACTTCAGCTATTTTTATAGCTGTCAATACACCTTTCAATCGTGCCATAATTTTACTCCATCTTTCCACGTTACAAAATCAGtgtattattttccttttcttaatcTCCCTACGAAACTATTTGCATAGGCAAGTTAGCGCGATCTTACTTCACGGAGACTCAAGAAagccattttattttccttatcaTATATTAGAAAAAATATTCATTAGAAAGCGGCATTTATTGCACATTTCTTTAAGGAACACCGTTGTTAAAGAAATTACAAGACAAGCGTCAGAATAAAAACACCTAAACTTCAGGTCTTCATAAAGGTTACCGCTGTACTCACAATGTGCACCGATCTGTGGCGGAGAGAAGCATGGGTTGCTGGTCCAGCGCATACCCGGACGCAACAACCTCCTCCGACCCCTTCTCTTTCCCGCGAGCCGGTTCGCTAACAGCAGCAAGCGGAAACCGGAAGCGAGACCCCAGGGGGGCGGGGCGGGCCTGCGCTCAGCCGGGTGCATGAGTAGGGCGGGGCCGTTGCTATGAGATGCAAAGCCCGTGCTGGCGGCTTGCGCTGGGTGCCTGCCGGCCCTGTTCCTAAACTAGGAGGCTCGAGCGGGCGCTGGCTACGGAggacttggattttttttttagcactgcagCGTGAAGAGGTTCCCAAGATGGTAAGTTCAAGCGATTTATTTTTGCTTGCTGAGCGCTCTGTTCTGAAATGATGAGTCTGTGGTAGGATGGGGCCGGGATTGCACATGCTGGATGGCGCTGCCGCTGTGTGGTGCCTTGTTTGGGCAGGATGGCACATGCTAGCTGGTCCTGTGGAGGCATGCTCTGGGTGTTACTAGGATGATTCAAGGTAGTACACGCTCAGTGCTACTGTTGGATGGCAAATGCTGCGGCAGGatggtacgggggcgtggctacggcccggggcggttcgggggcgtggccgcgccctccgtacccgcccccaggtcgcggcccggcgcgtagGAGGctcgctcgcgcgcggggatttacttctccctccgggaggcgtaaatccccggagaaaggtaacgggtgggttagggaggggaaggtgaggggagggcgttagaggattccctccaaggccgctccgatttcggagcggccttggagggaacgggggtaggctgcgcggctcggcgcgcgccggctatacaaaatcgatagccttgtgctcgccgatccaggtttttagcagatacgcgcggctccgcgcgtatctactaaaatccagcgtacttttgtttgcacctggagcgcaaacaaaagtaggcctattcgcggagtctgaaaatccgccccatagccaTTAACAACCAAAGTGAAGTTCACTCAGGCAATGCTACAGGATATACTGTGGTGGCTCAAGGGGAAAAATTTTCAAACAGGAGCACTGTTCTCCACTCCCCGGCACAATGCGGTcctgactacagatgcctccCGCAAGGGCTGGGGGAGCACACCTGGACCACCTGCAAACACACGGTCTGTGGTCTGCGCAGGAACAAGACCTGCAAATCAACCTATTGGAGCTCAGAGCGATTAAAGAACGCCCTCCACACGTTCCTTCCGCACTTAAGAGGACGAAGGGTTATGGTCTACACCAACAACCAAGTCGTGATGTTCtgcatcaacaaacaaggagggtcaggtttcTGGTCCCTGTGCAAAGAAACCCTGCAAATTCTGGAACATGCAGCTCGACACTCTAATCACCTGTAAGCAACATACCTGCCGGGAGCCGTCAACACTCAAGCCGACAGTCTAAGCAGGATATTCTACCcacacgaatggacactcaaccaGCAGGTGGTGGAAATGTTGTTCCATACGTGGGTGCAACCGACCATGGACCTTTCTGCCGCAGAACTCAACACGAGACTCCCTCGTTTTTGTTCAGTTTGGGCCAGCCAACACCGGATAGCCCAGGATGCATTCCTCCTTCCATGGACAGAACCTCTCATGTATGCATTCCCTCCGATCCCCCTTATAACACGAACAATACAAAAGTGCATAAGAGATGCAGCACAATTGATCTTGATAGCACCAGCGTGGCCACGCCAACCTTGGTACACTCATCTGCTTCATCTGTCCGTAGCGGATCCGATATTGCTTCCGGACAGCATCGACCTCCTGATGCAAGAACAGGGAACCCTGTTACATCCCATGTACAGCTCCCTACACTTGATGGCGTGGAGATTGAGCGGATCCTCTTGAGGGAGCATGGGATATTGCTGTCCGCACGGACTGTTCTCCTAGCCTCCAGAAAACCCTCTACCTGTAGAAACTATGGTTTCAAGTGGAAACTGTATATGTCATGGTGCTCCTCTGAACAAATACCTCCCTTAGACTGCTTACCGGAGAAATTACTGGATTATCTACACTCATTGTACCTGACGGGATTCGCTACCTCGTTGAttcgagtacatctcagtgcaataGCCGCTTACCACCAGCCTTTTAACGAACAACCCATCTCTGGGCATCACTCATCTTCGACCTCCCCAACTCAAAGCCTCCAGTGccatggaatctcaatttagtgCTAGAGCAATTGATGGTATTGCCATTTGAACCGATGGATGAGGCTCACATCAAATACCTCCCCTGGAAAGTAGTATTTCTCATCACTCTTAACGTCAGCCCGCAGAGTAAGTGAACTCCAAGCGTTGGTGCACTACTCCCCACACCTGCAATTCTTCCATAACAAGGTAGTACTGCGGACACACCCATcgttcctaccaaaagtagtcaCACAATTTAATTTAAACCAATCCATAGTTACCAACGTTCTTCCCCAAACCACATCAGAACGAAAGGGAACGATTactacataccttggactgcaaaagggcgtTGGCATATTATAAACGTCGTACACATTCAGACACAAGGGTGTCCCaactatttgtttctttcaaCCCGAACACTCCTGGGATCCCAGTAGCAAAACAGACTATATCCAGCTGGGTCGCCCAATGCATTCAATTTTGCTACGACAAGAGGAAACTAACCTTACTCTCTCGCCCGAATGCACACCAAGTAAGGGCAGTGTCAACCTCACTGGCCCACCTTTCACAAGTACCACCAATAgatatctgtaaagcagcgacatggtcttccttacacacaTTTGTCGCATTACTGTCTGGACCAACAGACATCGGACGATGCTAAACTGGGGAAAGTTGTGTTACAGACGATATCCACCTAAGTTACAGCTGACTATCCACACTGGGAtcacgcaaaaaaaaaaggaaagaaagatctTAAAACTAAGCATTGTAACAGCATGatcgggagcttaggactcccatgacagcatggctaattcagccctgctatcaacgggaaaaagcaagtttgcttaccgtaaatggtgtttccatagatagcaagatgaattagccatgctgacccacccaccaccctggaTAGTCAACAAGTTTTAACCAACTGCTacatcacagactgaggagagactgtttttctgcATGGGAAGGCACGTGccgccgcacagagcaaagctctgtattctacgaagaagctccgcctcctgggccctgatggacagttcccatgacagcatggctaattcatcctgttatctacggaaaaaccgtttacggtaagcaaacttgctttttttttcttctccccaccccagccttttatttatttatttttttgcaatttgattatgatttttatgttttcttgctggtgttgcgctggcgagagaaggggaggtcagaGCCGGGGGGGCACTGGCACCGTACTCCTGCAGCCCCTAgcaaagtggccagccagcacCAAGCTTCAGCTTAGGGCAGCTGATGGACAACTTTCCCCAACAGCCGCGCGGCAGGAAATCCCGGCGgtcacattctcagctgactactCTGTGCCACGTtgatcgcagcacaggcaaactgctGAGTGTAGCAGGGCCGGGGAGAGTCTTGGGATGCGATTGCTAGTactgcatggccttttcttcttcccacatgcccggtaaacatcacttcctcttccgggccacaggggcaggaagaagaaaagatcaTGTTCCTATtgctggcttccacaaacactgttGCCATTCCCCCTCgagcttgaatgtgctgatagcccgagcaggaatggcagcagtgcttGTCTCGCTGAGGGGAAAGAGCAGCAAgtgcgcgacacaccggttgagaaccactgttctagacagACACAAGAAAATGTTACTTTTATGATTTTAACTGGTAAAAATTTTTGGGATCCTTGATGAAAAATGTGGGATAGACCATAGAGACAAGATTGGTTGAACC
It encodes:
- the LOC115098168 gene encoding zinc finger and BTB domain-containing protein 26-like, yielding MSPHPDIFCFQFDSYGDSILQNMNSLRQQKQFCDVTIHINQTEFHGHKVVLASSSLFLKNQFLLSKSVDIKISTLQSAEIANQLLLSCYTGILYVSKKELFSYLSVASYLEMGHVVKRCKQVLSLNLKDNIFAQSQGPKKAQALSQPQVLGRDFERARNPDFRNKESKDLSRTDVQELDIRIIKVEDEQGLLFETNDSGEQTYPPLFEPQQSGSISTFADKEVEHSFHSSSGDMEMVSNINFIVAAKEFEIQNLSLSQESPYVAQDIGFLGPYHCTKCYRVFHRIENYICHIKAHDLYVCLRCGRITTQRSNLSKHVKVHMGIKPFQCSICLKMFTNKRNWLDHLNVHSGARPHKCKYCNMNFAYKPALSRHVKDVHWKIISAKPFTGNSQEITMSSK